The DNA sequence CTGCTCATCTCGCAGCCCGATAACGGCGAGCAGGCCCTTGAGATCACCGACACGCTCGTGCGGTCCGGCGCGGTCGACCTCGTCGTGATCGACTCCGTCGCCGCGCTCGTGCCGCGTGCGGAGATCGAGGGCGAGATGGGGGACGCGCACATGGGCCTGCAGGCACGGCTCATGAGCCAGGCGCTGCGTAAGCTCACCGGTTCGATCTCGAAGACGAAGACGACGGTCATGTTCATCAACCAGCTGCGCGAGAAGGTCGGCGTCGTGTTCGGGAACCCCGAGACGACGTCGGGCGGCAAGGCGCTCAAGTTCTACGCGTCGATCCGCCTGGACATCCGGCCGATCGAGCCGATCAAGAACGGCACCGAGATCATCGGCCGCCGTGTTCGGGTGAAGGTCGTGAAGAACAAGGTGTCGCCGCCGTTCCGCATCGCCGAGCTCGAGATCCTCGCCGCCGAGGGCATCTCGCGCGAGGGCGGGCTGCTCGACATGGGCGTGACCACGGGTGTGCTCGACAAGTCCGGCGCCTGGATCAACTACGGCAAGCAGCGCATCGGTCAGGGTCGCGAGGCGGCGAAGCAGTACCTGCGCGAGAACACGGCCGTGGCGAACGAGATCGAGGCGAAGGTGCGCGAGCGGTCCGGCGCGGCGGCGGTTGCCGCAAGCCCGGATGGCGAAGAGGGTTAGGCCGGCCGCCACACCGGTCGGCGACGCCTACGACACCGCCGTCCGTTACCTCGCCGGGCGTCCGCACACCGTCGCGGAGATCCACCGGCATCTGCGTTCGAAGAAGTTCGACGTCGAGACGATCGATCACGCGGTCGACCGCCTTCGCGCGCAGCGCTACGTCGACGACGAGGCGTTCGCGCGGTGGTGGGTCGAGCAGCGGGAGCGCTTCAAGCCGCGTGGCGATCGTGCGCTGCGGACGGAGCTCGCGCAGAAGGGCGTCGGGCGCGACGTCGTCGACATCGTGCTCGGCGAGCGCGCGCCGGACGCGGATGTCGAGCAGGCGCGCCGCGCGTTGTCGCGTCCGCTGACCCGTTGGGCGAACATGCCGGACGCGGAGCGCAAACGGAAGATCCACGCGTACCTCGCGGCACGCGGCTTCGACTACGACACGATCGACGAAGTGACGCGCCGCGAGGTCACGGACGAGTAGCTACGCCGAGGTGCTGAGGCGCGCCGCAAGGCGGCGCACCGCCTCGCGAGCCTCGGGCCAGTGCAGGAGCGCCACAGCCTCCTCGACCGTGGTCCATCGGGCTTCGTCGTGCTCCTCGTTCAGCGTCGGTTCCCATCCCGCCGGCGCCTCCGCGGCGAAGCTATGGACGGTCACCGCGTGCAGGTCCGCGGGATAGTCGTAACGCTGACGCAGCTCCGGCGTGATCGGGTAGGTCACCGGTGAGCCGAGGTCGAGCAGATCCGCGCCG is a window from the Candidatus Limnocylindria bacterium genome containing:
- the recA gene encoding recombinase RecA — encoded protein: MAVTEKTRAIDQAILQIEKQFGKGSIMKLGANPEDKVDAIPSGSLALDLALGIGGYPRGRVVEIYGPEASGKTTLTLHAVAAVQRAGGTAAFIDAEHALDSQWARTCGVNIDELLISQPDNGEQALEITDTLVRSGAVDLVVIDSVAALVPRAEIEGEMGDAHMGLQARLMSQALRKLTGSISKTKTTVMFINQLREKVGVVFGNPETTSGGKALKFYASIRLDIRPIEPIKNGTEIIGRRVRVKVVKNKVSPPFRIAELEILAAEGISREGGLLDMGVTTGVLDKSGAWINYGKQRIGQGREAAKQYLRENTAVANEIEAKVRERSGAAAVAASPDGEEG
- a CDS encoding regulatory protein RecX, with protein sequence MAKRVRPAATPVGDAYDTAVRYLAGRPHTVAEIHRHLRSKKFDVETIDHAVDRLRAQRYVDDEAFARWWVEQRERFKPRGDRALRTELAQKGVGRDVVDIVLGERAPDADVEQARRALSRPLTRWANMPDAERKRKIHAYLAARGFDYDTIDEVTRREVTDE
- a CDS encoding NUDIX domain-containing protein translates to MRTPWEAGVFVYRDDKVLLMHRTDDRYWHVVAGVVEYGEDIADSARRELREESGLTGADLLDLGSPVTYPITPELRQRYDYPADLHAVTVHSFAAEAPAGWEPTLNEEHDEARWTTVEEAVALLHWPEAREAVRRLAARLSTSA